From one Nocardioides scoriae genomic stretch:
- a CDS encoding LpqB family beta-propeller domain-containing protein, which yields MTRRGPVLLTVLVAVLLLLAGCSTLPESGPVRRQAADRPDQRLDAPYFNPPGPAEDGSPAAIVSGFLVAMQANPLSTKVAREFLSERASASWRPNRGTMVYEASTVTPSAGGADVRLSDVRRLDSRGGWRNDPPGRSTTLGLDLVSEGGQWRIDNPVDALVVPTSFFNRSFERFDLYFFDQTGRTLLPDPVFIPRGEQSATNLVRGVLAGPGPALSEVTRSAFPRGTGLDLSVVVTESGVAEVPLTRDVLRAPPEDLERAVDQLAWTLRQVPGIERVRLTVGGAAVPLPGGSIDASVLSGDDYDAAGTTEPVLHGLRNGRVVEFSTGSARSVPGPLGKPGYAMRSLAVSEAPAQVSAVSADGTTVFQALLDGATDDTPVTRVVDGTDLLRPSYDLFGDLWIVDRSRSGARVLVVSSGRARALDVPGVSGRDVVAATVSRDGTRLAVVLGGDRPGEVRVVDVLRTDEGQVAGTGRTRVFRASTDGAAVVDVGWRDPGTLAVLTRPSRETSRVAFLSSDGSPVEPGLVEPSLFRGVGTALAVSPQLEVPLRLVDSRQQLFTLSDTGTWPLTSSKISAADYAP from the coding sequence GTGACCCGCCGCGGCCCGGTCCTGCTGACGGTGCTGGTCGCCGTGCTGCTGCTCCTCGCCGGCTGCTCGACGCTGCCCGAGTCGGGGCCGGTGCGACGCCAGGCCGCCGACCGGCCCGACCAGCGCCTGGACGCGCCGTACTTCAACCCGCCGGGGCCCGCCGAGGACGGCTCGCCCGCGGCGATCGTCTCGGGCTTCCTGGTGGCGATGCAGGCCAACCCGCTGTCCACCAAGGTGGCCCGGGAGTTCCTCTCCGAACGGGCCTCGGCGTCGTGGCGGCCCAACCGCGGGACCATGGTCTACGAGGCCTCCACGGTGACCCCGTCCGCCGGCGGCGCCGACGTGCGCCTGTCCGACGTGCGCCGGCTGGACTCGCGCGGCGGGTGGCGCAACGACCCGCCGGGCCGCTCCACCACCCTGGGCCTCGACCTGGTCTCCGAGGGCGGCCAGTGGCGCATCGACAACCCGGTCGACGCGCTGGTCGTGCCCACGTCGTTCTTCAACCGCAGCTTCGAGCGCTTCGACCTCTACTTCTTCGACCAGACCGGTCGCACCCTGCTGCCGGACCCCGTCTTCATCCCGCGGGGGGAGCAGTCGGCCACCAACCTGGTGCGCGGCGTGCTCGCCGGCCCGGGCCCGGCCCTGTCCGAGGTCACCCGCTCCGCCTTCCCGCGCGGCACCGGTCTCGACCTGTCGGTCGTGGTCACCGAGAGCGGCGTGGCCGAGGTGCCGCTGACCCGCGACGTGCTGCGGGCACCCCCCGAGGACCTCGAGCGGGCCGTCGACCAGCTGGCCTGGACGCTGCGGCAGGTGCCGGGCATCGAGCGGGTCCGGCTGACCGTCGGCGGGGCCGCGGTGCCGCTGCCGGGCGGCAGCATCGACGCCTCGGTGCTCAGCGGCGACGACTACGACGCCGCGGGCACCACGGAGCCCGTGCTGCACGGGCTGCGCAACGGCCGCGTCGTGGAGTTCTCCACCGGGTCGGCGCGCTCGGTGCCGGGTCCGCTGGGCAAGCCCGGCTACGCGATGCGCTCCCTGGCCGTCAGCGAGGCCCCGGCACAGGTCTCGGCCGTCTCGGCGGACGGCACGACCGTGTTCCAGGCGCTGCTCGACGGCGCCACCGACGACACCCCGGTCACCCGGGTGGTCGACGGCACCGACCTGCTGCGGCCGTCGTACGACCTGTTCGGCGACCTGTGGATCGTCGATCGGAGCCGCAGCGGCGCGCGGGTGCTGGTGGTCTCCTCGGGCCGGGCCCGGGCGCTGGACGTGCCCGGCGTCAGCGGTCGCGACGTCGTGGCCGCCACCGTGTCGCGCGACGGCACCCGGCTCGCGGTCGTCCTCGGCGGGGACCGGCCCGGCGAGGTGCGGGTCGTCGACGTGCTGCGCACCGACGAGGGCCAGGTCGCCGGCACCGGTCGGACGCGGGTGTTCCGGGCGAGCACCGACGGCGCGGCCGTCGTCGACGTCGGGTGGCGCGACCCCGGCACCCTGGCCGTCCTGACCCGTCCCTCGCGCGAGACCAGCCGGGTCGCCTTCCTCTCCTCCGACGGCTCGCCCGTCGAGCCGGGGCTGGTGGAGCCGAGCCTGTTCCGCGGTGTCGGCACCGCCCTGGCCGTCTCGCCGCAGCTGGAGGTGCCGCTGCGGCTCGTCGACTCCCGGCAGCAGCTGTTCACGCTCAGCGACACCGGCACCTGGCCGCTGACCAGCAGCAAGATCTCGGCCGCCGACTACGCGCCCTAG